The sequence CCAAGGGAAAGCAGAGCGAAAGCGTAGACGAGCCCGTCAGGAATGATTTTGTGTCGTATGTCATAGACAGTAATAATCACAAGGAGGCTCTCGATAACGAAATAAAACAAGATTGTCGGCAGACTAGAGACTTCAAACTGAAAGCGTAAGGCTGTGAGAACGAAAAGTACTCCGGTTGAAAATTCAACAAGAGGATATTGCCATGATATTTTCGCTTTGCAGGAACGGCACTTACCAAGCTGAATTAAGAAACTCAAAAGCGGAACGAGTTCGTACCAGCGAAGTATTTTTCCGCAGGAGAAACAGTAGGAGCGCCCGCCGATAGTGGTGCCGGTGTTATACCGCAAAATAACCACGTTCAGAAAGCTTCCAATGATAAGCCCGAAAATAAAGACGAGAAGTCCGAAGAAGAAAATCATAGACTTCTATTATATAACGAGTTTGGCAATGATAGACGAAAATTAGGAGCCAGCTTTACACACGCCTGAACTAAATCCTTGATCAGCCACACTTGGACTAACCCTTCTCGAGACACCGTTACTATCAACACACCAAGAATGCGCTGAGCTTGTTTTAAGTGGCATTGAAATCGCCCAGGAGTTAGGTCTGGATACACATTTCCCCTGACTCACCCCGCTTCCTCCGCTTAATTTTCCAGCATTGTCGAGAATAGATCTCACTTTAGTATTACTGAAAACAGTACCTCCAAAACCACAGAAGCCCGGTCCATAGGTAATTCCATAATTCCCATTCGTTGCATAGTAGAGCTCTATTTGTTTTTGTGCTTCCTTAAGCTCGCTTTGGATGCCCGCATCGGCGGTTTTAGCTCGAGAAGCACTCAAAGAAACGATTACAATCAGAGCCAAAATAGCGATAATCGTAATTACGACAAGAAGTTCGATAAGGGTAAAGCCTTTTTTTCTAGAAGACATAAAAGAAAAGTATGAAATCATTGTACATTTTAAAAACAAGAGAGACCAGAGAAAGATTGTTGATAACAAAAACACCGCCTAAGCGGTGTTTTTGAGAAACTTTCTGAAGAAACTACCCGCAGATAACATCGCCACTACCAGTACCGGTAGTAATAGATGTAGCGCTCGTTGAGGTTGCCGCACCAGTACTATCAACACAGAAATAACTGGCACCCCCTGCGCCCCCTATTCCCGTCAAGTCAACTTCAGCAGCCCACGAATACAAATCAGTACTTATACCGCACTTTGTTTTGCCCGCACCAGCTTGCGCATTTGCAGCAACTACAAGATTGTTAAGTCCGTTCGTACAAAGATCAGAGGCGTAGGTGCCATTATTGTTAGTCAACTCAGCTTGTGCTCTCATCGAACTCAAACTTCCGATCGCAGATGCTTGTTTGCCCTTGTTTCGAGCAGTGCTCAAAGATGCAAGAACGATTGCTGAAAGAATACCGATGATCGCGATGACCACGAGGAGTTCGATCAATGTAAAACCTTTTTTCTTATTCATACTTTAATTGTTACTAATAATGTTGTTAATAATATACTAACTATAAAATGCGACTTTACTTCTTCCCTAAGTATCGCCTTAGAGAGATCATATGTAGCGCTCATACTATTATACAACAATGAAACAAACGGGGTGTGGATAACCCGAACAGCGTAGAGCGGCGAGCGGATAGCGTTCAGGAAAAGCCAGAAATTTACTTACCGTTCGACGCTAAACGCTTTACGCTGCCCTAAAAGGCCGATGAGAGGTTGTAAATTGGGAGGAGCACTGCAAC comes from Candidatus Paceibacterota bacterium and encodes:
- a CDS encoding prepilin-type N-terminal cleavage/methylation domain-containing protein, which translates into the protein MSSRKKGFTLIELLVVITIIAILALIVIVSLSASRAKTADAGIQSELKEAQKQIELYYATNGNYGITYGPGFCGFGGTVFSNTKVRSILDNAGKLSGGSGVSQGKCVSRPNSWAISMPLKTSSAHSWCVDSNGVSRRVSPSVADQGFSSGVCKAGS
- a CDS encoding prepilin peptidase → MIFFFGLLVFIFGLIIGSFLNVVILRYNTGTTIGGRSYCFSCGKILRWYELVPLLSFLIQLGKCRSCKAKISWQYPLVEFSTGVLFVLTALRFQFEVSSLPTILFYFVIESLLVIITVYDIRHKIIPDGLVYAFALLSLGRMILLYFYPIPFTLHPVPFDFLAGPILFLFPFFFLWFISKGRWMGLGDAKLSLGIGWFLGLAYGVSAIILGFWIGAGVSVLLLLFQKIMRGKTSLISLPGNLTMKSEIPFGPFLILGALLVFFLHFDITGLSNFL
- a CDS encoding type II secretion system protein, giving the protein MNKKKGFTLIELLVVIAIIGILSAIVLASLSTARNKGKQASAIGSLSSMRAQAELTNNNGTYASDLCTNGLNNLVVAANAQAGAGKTKCGISTDLYSWAAEVDLTGIGGAGGASYFCVDSTGAATSTSATSITTGTGSGDVICG